Proteins found in one bacterium genomic segment:
- a CDS encoding enoyl-CoA hydratase-related protein translates to MKPYPTPPEGLQVVSAPLILTLTLDRPQRRNALTDDIVLALIDTLEAASADEEIRAVLLNATGDNFCSGFDLAGRAGDGNRPRPSSISRRMPYLVNRLIPAMLEVQVPIVCAVRGWAVGLGLSLALASDFAVAADDARLRAPFTAMGITPDSGTSWLLPRLAGVARAKQMLMLGEEVSGAEAAAWGLIHQATSPGRVDAEAAALAGRLANSATVAVGLAKMLIHRSSGRSLEAHLGDEAFAMELSSRSADFREWAASREEGRPPGFTGR, encoded by the coding sequence ATGAAGCCCTATCCAACGCCGCCCGAGGGGCTGCAAGTGGTCTCGGCGCCACTGATATTGACTCTGACACTCGACCGGCCTCAGCGCCGCAATGCGCTGACCGACGACATCGTTCTGGCTCTGATCGACACGTTGGAAGCGGCCAGCGCCGATGAGGAGATCAGGGCGGTTCTGCTCAACGCCACCGGCGACAACTTTTGCAGCGGCTTCGACTTGGCCGGACGGGCGGGCGACGGAAACCGGCCCCGGCCGAGCAGCATCTCCCGGCGCATGCCGTATCTGGTGAACCGGCTCATCCCGGCGATGCTGGAAGTGCAGGTGCCCATTGTGTGCGCGGTGCGGGGATGGGCGGTGGGCCTGGGCCTCAGCCTGGCGCTGGCCTCCGATTTCGCGGTAGCGGCTGACGACGCCCGATTGCGGGCGCCGTTCACCGCCATGGGCATCACCCCCGACAGCGGGACATCCTGGCTGCTGCCCCGGCTGGCCGGTGTGGCCCGGGCCAAGCAGATGCTCATGCTGGGCGAGGAGGTGTCCGGGGCCGAGGCCGCTGCTTGGGGGTTGATCCACCAGGCGACTTCACCCGGCAGGGTTGACGCCGAGGCCGCCGCTTTGGCTGGCCGACTGGCCAACTCGGCCACTGTGGCCGTCGGGTTGGCCAAAATGCTCATCCACCGGAGCTCAGGACGCAGTCTGGAAGCTCACTTGGGCGACGAGGCGTTTGCCATGGAGCTATCGTCCCGCTCAGCCGACTTCCGGGAGTGGGCCGCGTCTCGCGAAGAGGGTCGCCCCCCCGGCTTCACCGGCCGGTAG
- a CDS encoding NADP-dependent oxidoreductase: MSGERNRRWILRARPQGDITADDLELTELAVHNPGEGQLLVRNQFLSMDPTHRIWMSDIDAYMPPIEVGEPMRGRTWGTVIESHHPEFQPGDVVTGGLIWEEYSVLDRAERIPMELGLPLEAFTSVLGPTGMTAYWSLLDLGEPRPGETLVVSAAAGATGSVAGQIGKIMGCRVVGVAGGPEKCRFVTEELGFDACVDHRAGNLEEQFRAACPDGIDVDFENVGGEVMDAVLGQVNNHARVVLCGLISTYNAEGDWWSPRLFRNILFRRLKVQGVIITDYFHRFGEALPILAQWVRDGRIRYRVDVVDGIENVPQALARLFEGKNIGKQLARVSAD; the protein is encoded by the coding sequence ATGAGCGGCGAGCGAAACCGGCGGTGGATTCTGCGGGCTCGACCGCAGGGCGACATCACTGCTGACGACCTGGAGTTGACCGAGCTGGCGGTGCACAATCCGGGTGAAGGCCAGTTGCTGGTGCGGAACCAGTTCCTGTCGATGGACCCCACCCATCGGATCTGGATGAGCGACATCGACGCCTACATGCCCCCCATTGAGGTGGGTGAGCCCATGCGGGGTCGGACGTGGGGCACGGTGATCGAGTCCCACCATCCAGAGTTCCAACCGGGCGATGTGGTCACCGGTGGGCTGATCTGGGAGGAGTACTCGGTGCTAGACCGGGCCGAGCGCATCCCAATGGAGTTGGGGCTGCCGCTGGAGGCGTTCACCAGTGTTCTCGGCCCTACCGGCATGACTGCCTACTGGAGCCTGCTGGACCTGGGCGAGCCCCGCCCGGGCGAGACATTGGTGGTATCGGCCGCGGCCGGGGCCACCGGCTCGGTGGCGGGCCAGATCGGCAAGATCATGGGCTGCCGGGTGGTGGGGGTGGCCGGCGGGCCGGAGAAGTGCCGGTTCGTGACCGAGGAACTGGGCTTCGACGCTTGCGTGGACCATCGTGCCGGCAACCTGGAGGAGCAGTTCCGGGCGGCGTGCCCTGACGGGATCGACGTGGACTTCGAGAATGTGGGCGGCGAGGTGATGGACGCCGTTCTGGGCCAGGTGAACAACCATGCCCGGGTGGTGCTGTGCGGATTGATCTCCACCTACAACGCCGAGGGCGACTGGTGGTCGCCCCGTTTGTTCCGCAATATCTTGTTCCGGCGGTTGAAGGTGCAGGGCGTGATCATCACCGACTACTTCCACCGTTTCGGGGAGGCCCTCCCCATCCTGGCCCAGTGGGTACGCGACGGTCGTATCCGCTACCGAGTGGACGTGGTGGACGGCATCGAGAACGTGCCCCAAGCCCTGGCTCGGCTCTTCGAGGGCAAGAACATCGGCAAGCAGCTCGCGCGAGTTTCAGCCGACTAG
- a CDS encoding ATP-binding protein — MDGIALPRLAASSLVDRLEVMPAVVVTGARQSGKSTLVQELIPGTRRYFTLDDLDVIDVIRSDPAALVGGNQPTAIDEVQRAPELLHEIKKAIDRDRKPGQFLLTGSANLLLMSQVSESLAGRASYLTLGPMTRREQMGLGRGGVWEELFSTPGEEWLDLVVAQPGSREDWRALCRRGGFPQPAVHLETAEERAIWFDGYVRTYLERDLRDLSSISSLPDFRRLMRAACHRVGQILNQVELGRDVALSQSTAHRYLNLLETSYLLVRLPAFAVNRTKRLVKSPKLYWGDIGLALHLAQTSEPEGAHLENLVLCDVLAWRDARINQADVFYWRTRTGEEVDLVIEVADRLIPIEIKATERPRLGDAAHLRAFRTEYGDRSGPGLLLHTGSTMEWLTPNVLAAPWWKVM, encoded by the coding sequence ATGGACGGAATCGCTCTGCCCCGTCTCGCCGCTTCGAGCCTGGTCGACCGGCTGGAGGTCATGCCAGCGGTGGTAGTTACCGGCGCACGCCAATCGGGAAAGAGCACTCTTGTCCAGGAACTTATCCCTGGCACTCGACGCTATTTCACCCTTGACGACCTCGATGTGATCGATGTGATCCGCAGCGATCCCGCCGCTCTGGTAGGCGGTAACCAGCCGACGGCCATCGATGAGGTGCAACGGGCACCCGAACTGCTTCATGAGATCAAGAAAGCCATCGATCGCGACCGCAAGCCGGGACAATTCCTATTGACCGGCTCAGCCAACCTGTTGTTGATGAGCCAGGTATCAGAGTCATTGGCCGGAAGGGCCAGCTATCTGACGCTGGGGCCGATGACCCGCCGGGAGCAAATGGGCCTGGGTCGAGGTGGCGTTTGGGAGGAGTTGTTCAGCACCCCGGGTGAGGAATGGCTTGATCTGGTGGTTGCTCAACCCGGTAGCCGCGAGGATTGGCGCGCCCTTTGCCGACGGGGCGGATTTCCCCAGCCGGCGGTGCATCTGGAAACTGCTGAGGAGCGGGCCATCTGGTTTGACGGCTACGTCAGGACCTACCTGGAGCGCGACTTGAGAGACCTCTCCTCGATATCGTCGCTCCCCGACTTCCGACGGTTGATGCGGGCCGCCTGCCACCGTGTGGGCCAGATTCTCAATCAGGTGGAATTGGGCCGCGACGTCGCACTGTCTCAGTCGACGGCTCACCGGTATCTCAATCTGCTGGAGACTTCATACTTGTTGGTACGGCTTCCGGCATTTGCGGTGAACCGAACCAAGCGGCTCGTCAAGTCGCCCAAGCTCTATTGGGGAGATATCGGATTGGCGCTTCATCTGGCCCAGACATCCGAGCCCGAAGGCGCCCACCTGGAAAACTTGGTGCTCTGCGACGTGCTGGCTTGGCGCGACGCACGAATCAACCAGGCCGATGTGTTCTATTGGCGAACGAGGACGGGGGAGGAGGTGGATTTGGTGATCGAGGTCGCCGACCGCCTGATTCCCATAGAGATCAAAGCCACCGAACGCCCTCGCCTCGGCGACGCCGCCCACCTGCGAGCGTTCCGAACCGAATATGGCGACCGGTCCGGCCCCGGCTTGCTCCTCCATACCGGATCAACCATGGAATGGCTCACTCCCAACGTGCTTGCCGCCCCCTGGTGGAAGGTGATGTGA
- a CDS encoding glutamine--tRNA ligase/YqeY domain fusion protein codes for MSSAGSPGGDEPGERSDFIRSLIRQDIADGTYGGRVQTRFPPEPNGYLHIGHAKSICLNFDLATEFGGTCNLRFDDTNPETERADFVAAIEEDIAWLGYQSDRGTLYASDYFEQLYQWAEDLIAAGLAYVDDQDAEAISENRGSFTEAGTESPWRNRTPEENLDLFRRMTAGEFADGERVLRARIDMAHENMLMRDPVLYRIRHHTHHRTGDRWCIYPTYDWAHGQSDAVEGVTNSICTLEFDAHRPLYDWFLDHLDLPGDRPRQTEFARLNVTHAVLSKRRLLQLVGDGHVDGWDDPRMPTLRGLRRRGFPPQAIREFCRHVGVARVDGTVEVELLESFVRREMNATALRRMAVLNPLRLVIENYPEGQVEMREAGNNPEDPSDGTRQVPFSRELYIERDDFMLDPPPKFFRLSPGREVRLRSGYFVTCTGVDTDADGNVTEVRCTYDPETGSGQAPDGRKVKATLHWVSAAHALDGRAVLYERLFTDPHPGADGTDPMDSLDPDSAQLIEGARFEPAMVDIAPGQVVQFERLGYFARDPETPDLFHRTVGLRDEWARIQKRQGNK; via the coding sequence ATGAGCAGCGCTGGCAGTCCGGGAGGCGATGAGCCCGGCGAGCGCAGCGACTTCATCCGCAGCCTGATCCGCCAGGACATCGCCGATGGCACTTACGGCGGTCGGGTGCAGACCCGATTCCCTCCCGAACCCAACGGCTATCTCCACATCGGCCACGCCAAGTCGATCTGCTTGAACTTCGATTTGGCTACGGAATTCGGCGGCACCTGCAACCTCCGGTTCGACGACACCAACCCCGAGACGGAGCGGGCCGACTTTGTGGCTGCCATCGAGGAGGACATCGCCTGGCTGGGCTATCAGTCCGACCGGGGCACCCTGTACGCCTCCGACTACTTCGAGCAGCTCTACCAGTGGGCCGAGGACCTGATTGCGGCCGGGTTGGCCTATGTGGACGACCAGGACGCCGAGGCCATATCGGAGAACCGGGGCAGCTTCACCGAGGCGGGCACCGAAAGCCCGTGGCGCAACCGCACCCCCGAAGAGAACCTCGACCTGTTCCGGCGGATGACAGCCGGGGAGTTCGCCGACGGCGAGCGGGTGCTGCGGGCCCGCATCGACATGGCCCACGAGAACATGCTCATGCGCGACCCGGTGCTGTACCGCATCCGCCATCACACCCACCATCGCACCGGCGACCGGTGGTGCATCTACCCCACCTACGACTGGGCCCACGGCCAGAGCGACGCGGTGGAAGGCGTGACCAACTCCATCTGCACCCTGGAATTTGACGCCCACCGTCCGCTGTACGACTGGTTCTTGGACCATCTCGATTTGCCCGGCGACCGCCCCCGCCAGACGGAGTTCGCCCGCTTGAACGTGACCCACGCGGTGTTGTCCAAGCGCCGGCTGTTGCAGTTGGTGGGCGATGGCCATGTGGACGGCTGGGACGATCCCCGCATGCCCACCTTGCGGGGCCTTCGCCGCCGCGGCTTCCCGCCCCAGGCCATCAGGGAGTTCTGCCGCCACGTCGGCGTGGCCCGGGTGGACGGCACTGTGGAGGTGGAGCTGCTGGAGTCGTTCGTCCGCCGAGAGATGAACGCCACCGCGCTGCGCCGGATGGCGGTGCTCAACCCGCTGCGCCTGGTGATCGAGAACTATCCCGAGGGCCAAGTGGAGATGCGAGAGGCGGGCAACAACCCCGAGGATCCTTCGGACGGCACTCGGCAGGTGCCGTTCTCCAGGGAGCTCTACATTGAACGGGACGACTTCATGCTCGACCCGCCCCCCAAGTTCTTCCGGCTGTCACCGGGCCGGGAGGTAAGACTGCGCTCGGGCTACTTCGTGACCTGCACCGGGGTGGACACCGACGCTGACGGCAACGTCACCGAGGTCCGCTGCACCTACGACCCCGAGACCGGCTCTGGCCAGGCCCCCGACGGCCGCAAGGTAAAGGCCACCCTCCACTGGGTGTCGGCCGCCCACGCCCTCGACGGTCGGGCTGTGCTCTACGAGCGCCTGTTCACCGACCCCCACCCCGGCGCTGACGGCACCGATCCCATGGACTCGCTCGACCCCGACTCGGCCCAGCTCATCGAGGGCGCCCGCTTCGAGCCCGCCATGGTCGACATCGCCCCCGGCCAAGTGGTCCAGTTCGAGCGCCTCGGCTACTTCGCCCGAGACCCCGAAACCCCCGATCTGTTCCACCGCACCGTCGGCCTAAGAGACGAGTGGGCCCGCATCCAAAAGCGCCAGGGCAACAAGTAG
- a CDS encoding thiamine diphosphokinase, with the protein MPESESIAVTVVVVAGGDHPTPEEIARLPADPVVVAADAGLDHALAAGLTVAVAVGDMDSVSTEALAAAEEAGTRIERHPPDKDQTDLELALELAARLADRVIVIGAGGGRLDHLIGNLAVLASPQWSGVNIEAWLGNAQAVVVHGHRTLDVEPGATVSLFALGSPARVTTTGLNWPLHDEILDPLTSRGVSNLVTEPLPQLSVSEGVVVAIIPHG; encoded by the coding sequence ATGCCTGAGTCCGAGTCCATAGCGGTCACCGTGGTCGTGGTGGCCGGAGGCGACCACCCGACGCCTGAGGAGATTGCCCGTCTCCCCGCCGACCCAGTAGTTGTGGCCGCCGACGCCGGCCTGGATCACGCCTTGGCCGCCGGGCTGACGGTGGCCGTAGCGGTCGGCGACATGGACTCGGTATCAACCGAAGCACTGGCCGCTGCCGAGGAGGCCGGAACCCGCATAGAGCGCCACCCCCCCGACAAAGACCAGACCGACTTGGAGTTAGCCCTCGAGTTGGCTGCCCGCCTGGCCGACCGGGTCATTGTCATCGGCGCCGGTGGCGGTCGCCTAGACCACCTCATCGGCAACCTGGCCGTGCTGGCCTCCCCCCAATGGTCCGGAGTCAACATCGAAGCCTGGCTAGGCAACGCTCAGGCCGTCGTCGTCCACGGCCACCGCACGCTCGACGTCGAACCCGGTGCCACCGTCTCCCTATTCGCCCTAGGCAGCCCCGCCCGAGTAACGACCACCGGGCTGAACTGGCCGCTGCACGACGAAATCTTGGACCCCCTCACCAGCCGAGGAGTAAGCAACCTCGTCACCGAACCCTTACCCCAACTCTCAGTTTCCGAAGGCGTGGTTGTAGCGATAATCCCTCACGGGTAG
- a CDS encoding DM13 domain-containing protein, translated as MKRLISRLWGWLKALSTRAKVLIAVVLAALLGVLIWLVFFWFAFQTYFIDDKVDEAGPVFDSGVVVGTPAVEPAAPESDVPEPAAPDLTAGDPGTPAAEATAAVPATTAPAPAATAAASETDAVETDTGALAPATGPMPGDELSEELIAEMDDAMEEMGMPEEQPVEETMPPMPQVRVEASGEFISRSHPTRGTVEVLGDGTGQRFLRFEDFRTDNGPDLNVYLSAAPPDAPVGQFTDVYVDLGDLKGNVGSQNYEIPRDLDLDLYSTVVIWCVRFSVIFGAAELVPN; from the coding sequence ATGAAACGGCTGATATCCCGCTTGTGGGGCTGGTTGAAGGCACTGTCGACCCGAGCCAAGGTGCTCATCGCCGTGGTGTTGGCCGCCCTGCTAGGCGTGCTGATCTGGCTGGTGTTCTTCTGGTTCGCCTTCCAGACCTATTTCATCGACGACAAGGTTGATGAGGCCGGACCGGTATTCGACAGCGGCGTGGTGGTTGGAACCCCGGCAGTCGAACCGGCCGCCCCCGAGTCAGATGTCCCCGAACCAGCCGCTCCCGATCTCACGGCTGGCGATCCCGGCACTCCGGCCGCAGAGGCGACAGCTGCGGTACCCGCCACGACAGCTCCGGCGCCCGCCGCGACAGCCGCGGCCTCCGAGACCGATGCAGTCGAGACCGATACTGGCGCCCTGGCACCCGCCACGGGTCCCATGCCGGGCGACGAGTTGTCGGAGGAGCTCATCGCCGAGATGGACGATGCGATGGAAGAGATGGGCATGCCCGAGGAGCAACCGGTCGAGGAGACCATGCCTCCAATGCCCCAGGTAAGGGTGGAGGCATCCGGTGAGTTCATCAGCCGCAGCCACCCCACCCGTGGAACGGTTGAGGTGTTGGGCGACGGCACTGGCCAGCGATTCTTGCGGTTCGAGGACTTCAGGACCGACAACGGCCCCGACTTGAACGTCTATCTGAGCGCGGCTCCCCCCGACGCCCCGGTCGGCCAGTTTACCGACGTGTATGTCGACCTCGGCGATCTGAAGGGGAACGTCGGCTCGCAGAACTACGAGATCCCCCGCGACCTCGATCTCGACCTCTACTCCACCGTGGTGATCTGGTGCGTGAGGTTCTCAGTGATATTCGGGGCCGCCGAGCTTGTACCTAACTGA
- a CDS encoding SDR family oxidoreductase, which translates to MGTIVITGSAGGIGQATRERLARDGHEVIGVDIRDAEVIADLSTPEGRTEMIGAVAAASGGRIDGLVAGAGITGPDPQQVVSINYFGALATVEGLRPLLAQGTDSSAVAISSNSSTTLVALPDGLVEACLNDDETQARELAGSDPGTAYATSKLALARWVRRTAIGADWIGSGIRLNAVAPGLIDTPLVADNIDMIMNLGDVYPIPQNRPGRPAEVANLLAFLLSPDASFFCGSVVFMDGGSDAALNADAWPAPNTTAERWPIRD; encoded by the coding sequence ATGGGAACGATTGTCATCACCGGATCAGCAGGCGGAATCGGCCAAGCCACTAGGGAGCGGCTTGCCCGCGACGGCCATGAGGTGATCGGGGTGGACATACGGGATGCCGAGGTCATCGCCGATCTGTCCACTCCTGAGGGGCGCACCGAGATGATCGGCGCGGTGGCCGCAGCCAGCGGAGGCCGGATCGACGGACTGGTGGCCGGAGCGGGGATCACAGGGCCCGATCCTCAGCAAGTGGTTTCGATCAACTACTTCGGTGCGCTGGCCACCGTGGAGGGACTGCGCCCCTTGTTGGCCCAGGGCACCGACTCTTCGGCAGTGGCCATCAGCTCCAACTCCAGTACCACTTTGGTCGCCCTGCCCGATGGGCTGGTCGAGGCCTGCCTCAACGACGACGAGACCCAAGCCAGAGAGCTGGCCGGCTCCGATCCGGGAACGGCTTACGCCACCAGCAAACTGGCCCTGGCCCGGTGGGTCCGCCGCACCGCCATCGGCGCCGATTGGATCGGTTCGGGCATCCGGTTGAACGCAGTAGCCCCCGGGCTCATCGACACCCCGTTGGTGGCCGACAACATCGACATGATCATGAACCTGGGCGATGTCTACCCCATCCCTCAGAACCGTCCCGGACGCCCTGCCGAGGTGGCCAACCTTCTGGCCTTCCTGCTGTCGCCTGACGCCAGCTTTTTCTGCGGCTCGGTGGTGTTCATGGACGGTGGCAGCGACGCCGCCCTCAACGCCGACGCCTGGCCCGCCCCCAACACCACCGCCGAACGCTGGCCCATTAGGGACTGA
- a CDS encoding enoyl-CoA hydratase/isomerase family protein, with translation MGYETLIVEREGRVGWLINNRPDQLNAMNSQMREEFAEAWLELDRDSEVRVIVHTGEGRAFQTGVDVVELATDGQGMERYRESVEKFDLHFTSWHQKVRKPVITAVNGICCGGGFHWVADADIVIAASDAQFFDPHVSVGQVVALEAIALLKKMPAETVMRMALMGAHERMSAQRAYELGMISEIVGPPERLRKRAGEIAEAIARNSPSAMAATKKALWDAMEHGLTEASKTGAFHMTGIWGHPDQIEGPAAFAEKREPQWEPLDPA, from the coding sequence ATGGGCTACGAAACGCTGATCGTGGAGCGCGAGGGCCGGGTGGGATGGCTGATAAACAACCGCCCCGATCAGCTCAATGCCATGAACTCCCAGATGCGAGAGGAGTTCGCCGAGGCGTGGCTGGAGCTGGATCGAGACTCCGAGGTGCGGGTGATCGTCCACACCGGGGAGGGTCGGGCCTTCCAGACCGGGGTGGACGTGGTGGAACTAGCCACCGACGGCCAAGGCATGGAGCGCTATCGCGAGTCGGTGGAGAAATTCGACCTGCACTTCACCTCTTGGCACCAGAAGGTGCGCAAGCCGGTGATCACCGCGGTGAACGGTATCTGCTGCGGGGGCGGCTTCCATTGGGTGGCCGACGCCGACATCGTGATCGCGGCCTCCGACGCCCAGTTCTTCGACCCCCACGTGTCGGTGGGACAGGTTGTGGCACTGGAGGCCATCGCGCTATTGAAGAAGATGCCCGCCGAAACAGTCATGCGCATGGCGTTGATGGGTGCCCACGAGCGAATGAGCGCCCAGCGGGCCTACGAGCTGGGCATGATCAGCGAAATCGTCGGTCCGCCCGAGCGCCTGCGAAAGCGGGCTGGCGAGATCGCCGAAGCCATCGCCCGCAACTCCCCCTCAGCCATGGCCGCCACCAAGAAGGCCCTATGGGATGCCATGGAACACGGGCTCACCGAGGCCAGCAAGACCGGCGCCTTCCACATGACCGGCATATGGGGCCACCCCGACCAGATCGAGGGCCCCGCCGCCTTCGCCGAAAAACGCGAGCCCCAATGGGAACCCCTAGACCCCGCTTAG
- a CDS encoding amidohydrolase family protein, protein MSEMSPAEVRERIDHPVVDSDGHYWEHWPDLDRYVRDEGISEGLNALWATGTFDGSPHWAGVVPEERPRVRPFRQTWWGVPFANTDDLAAAMAPSLMYRRLDELGLDLAVCYPTWGLVVPSQRNNEIRRGLCRAWNRYTADVYDGFGDRLVPVATIPTATPQEAVAELDHAVVDLGFKVVMLGGFAVRDLDSGGTWIDSLGLDSAYDYDPLWQRLVELGVVAGFHSGSMGWSGRRSITNFSYNHMGNFAGASEATLKSLLFGGVLHRFPDLRLNFLEGGTTWAVQLVHDMIGHYHKRGPEGLPAYDPDAFEPDRFDKLLAEHAGRLNPEPGFGSQFADFFRTPDVVNDFEAAGITGPDDVIRQISTTCWFGCEADDPLTRLAFDPELPGGVPLNAVFSSDIAHWDVANMVDVMPEAYEQVENGWLDKEQFRAFMCDNAVRLCTGADPGFFKGTILEDYQPG, encoded by the coding sequence ATGAGCGAGATGTCACCCGCCGAGGTCAGGGAGCGGATCGACCACCCAGTGGTGGACAGCGACGGCCACTATTGGGAGCACTGGCCCGACTTGGACCGTTATGTGCGAGACGAGGGCATCAGCGAGGGTTTGAACGCGCTGTGGGCCACGGGAACATTCGATGGGAGCCCCCACTGGGCCGGGGTGGTCCCTGAAGAACGCCCCCGAGTGCGGCCATTTCGCCAGACGTGGTGGGGCGTCCCGTTCGCCAACACCGACGACTTGGCCGCGGCCATGGCCCCATCGCTTATGTATCGCCGCCTCGACGAGCTGGGCTTGGACCTGGCCGTCTGCTATCCGACGTGGGGCCTGGTGGTTCCCAGCCAGCGCAACAATGAGATCCGCCGGGGGCTGTGCCGGGCCTGGAATCGCTACACCGCCGACGTGTATGACGGCTTCGGCGACCGGCTGGTGCCGGTGGCCACCATTCCCACCGCGACCCCTCAAGAAGCGGTGGCCGAATTGGACCACGCCGTGGTCGACTTGGGCTTCAAGGTGGTGATGCTGGGCGGCTTTGCGGTGCGAGATCTCGACAGCGGAGGCACCTGGATCGACTCGCTGGGCCTCGACAGCGCCTACGACTACGACCCGCTTTGGCAGCGGCTAGTGGAGCTTGGCGTGGTGGCCGGCTTCCACTCCGGGTCGATGGGGTGGAGCGGTCGGCGCTCCATCACCAACTTCTCCTACAACCACATGGGCAACTTCGCCGGGGCCAGCGAGGCCACCCTCAAGTCGCTCCTGTTCGGCGGCGTGCTCCATCGATTTCCCGACCTGCGGCTCAACTTCTTGGAAGGGGGCACAACCTGGGCGGTGCAGTTGGTTCACGACATGATCGGCCACTACCACAAGCGCGGCCCTGAGGGTCTCCCCGCCTACGACCCCGACGCCTTCGAACCCGACCGCTTCGACAAGCTGCTGGCCGAGCACGCCGGACGGCTCAATCCCGAGCCCGGCTTCGGGTCCCAGTTCGCCGACTTCTTCCGCACTCCTGATGTGGTGAACGACTTCGAGGCCGCCGGGATCACCGGGCCCGACGATGTGATCCGCCAGATCTCGACCACCTGTTGGTTCGGGTGTGAGGCCGACGACCCCCTCACCCGGCTGGCCTTCGACCCGGAGCTCCCGGGGGGCGTACCCCTGAACGCTGTCTTCAGCTCCGATATCGCCCACTGGGATGTCGCCAACATGGTCGACGTGATGCCTGAGGCCTATGAGCAGGTGGAGAACGGATGGCTCGACAAGGAGCAGTTCCGGGCCTTCATGTGCGACAACGCAGTGCGGCTCTGCACCGGCGCCGACCCCGGCTTCTTCAAGGGCACGATCCTCGAGGACTACCAGCCGGGCTGA
- a CDS encoding nuclear transport factor 2 family protein, which translates to MTPEDLVEIEAIRQLKARYFRLMDQKRWDEWEDVFCDDVVISTPDDTGEDSDITGNKAFRVYLEPILAPIITTHHGHMSEISIDGPDTASAVWSMEDHLDWPPESGVGQMWGTGWYEETYRKGDDGQWRIATLRLRRQRIAVEGNRVFPKERPG; encoded by the coding sequence ATGACTCCTGAGGATTTGGTGGAAATCGAGGCCATTCGCCAGCTCAAGGCCCGCTACTTCCGGTTGATGGACCAGAAGCGGTGGGACGAGTGGGAAGACGTATTCTGTGACGACGTGGTGATCTCCACCCCCGACGACACCGGCGAGGACTCCGACATCACCGGCAACAAGGCCTTCCGGGTGTACTTGGAGCCCATCTTGGCCCCGATCATCACCACCCACCACGGGCACATGAGCGAGATCAGCATCGACGGGCCTGATACTGCTTCTGCTGTGTGGTCGATGGAGGACCACTTGGACTGGCCGCCGGAGAGTGGTGTGGGGCAGATGTGGGGTACGGGGTGGTACGAGGAGACCTATCGCAAGGGCGACGATGGGCAGTGGCGGATTGCCACGCTGCGGTTGCGGCGGCAGCGGATCGCAGTCGAGGGCAACCGGGTGTTCCCGAAAGAGCGGCCGGGCTGA